One region of Populus trichocarpa isolate Nisqually-1 chromosome 4, P.trichocarpa_v4.1, whole genome shotgun sequence genomic DNA includes:
- the LOC127905205 gene encoding uncharacterized protein LOC127905205: MITAKNKPIPKAADSTSWADRVRISDSITRFTLENLPRQPVGHRLQVSEAMLMENSDQWTRCMCGLEHVTATANGFMIFRFNTKENMHAVLEKGPWMFGGKNIILQQWHPRFQFDKNKISTLPVWIRLHGLPFPLWSKQGLSMAASMIGRPLSCDEQTYNCTRLEYARVCVEIDATLPYVQDFEIDSPLSAEPITVTVDYEWKPSRCDKCKVFGHSCLPIAASQPAKLDKGKGIADQLPFPPTILSHPTNTPLPIPQDPSPSSDDPSSSKATPPTIQCLPNHMAIITSNDPLPGTIAPSSSKPSSPTTPYPPPLIDPQPALNTIAPSPTPAVQIDQPDLHVSNDNNSCHESGNDHPTNIHTSQLPLALDTTPCQESRMASLGTTSESSHTASEATVETSSTFIATHDASPTSSPKTVRKKKGVTTPSSTHPLKITFIYSYNTPSERLLLWNHLCQESTRNIGIPWIVMGDFNAILTADDRVGGDVNWYRHQDDFHNCIRQSELIQIPYTGLRFTWHNGQHGDHTIQKKLDWIFGNQCLFSTWPAAHSVFQPRHISDHSAMILHLQTDSYKRQVPFKFLNLWADRDDFLATVSSSWQATINGNPMYQLTTKLRLLKHELKKLHQQHTSHITSRVSQAKDAWYAAQTVLDANPTSPEARTDERCCAHRYMQLCKDEESFFQQRSRVQWLQLGDRNTKFFHKSLLHRQVRNRIHHLMDDEGNIIHDQQKMSHMTVSFFEQLLSTPQPPMTDDIAPLYPNAISAASTTAMLLPLTNDEIKAALFSIPDNKAPGPDGYNAFFFKKCWSIIGADFIAATRYFFTNNTLPRCVNATRVALVPKVENPSCMNDFRPISCCNVLYKCISKIIISRLKTVLDEVIGPSQSAFLPGRNISDAILLTQELMHNSHLSNGPANCALKIDLRKAFDT; encoded by the exons TGTGGTCTAGAGCATGTCACAGCCACCGCCAatggcttcatgatttttagGTTCAACACTAAGGAGAATATGCATGCAGTGCTAGAGAAAGGACCATGGATGTTCGGAGGTAAGAACATCATCCTGCAACAATGGCATCCCCGATTCCAGTTTGACAAGAATAAAATCTCTACACTTCCAGTTTGGATCCGCCTACATGGCCTGCCTTTTCCTTTATGGTCTAAGCAGGGTTTGAGCATGGCTGCCAGCATGATTGGTCGACCTTTGTCTTGTGATGAGCAAACCTACAACTGCACGCGGTTAGAGTATGCAAGGGTTTGCGTAGAGATTGATGCTACTCTCCCCTATGTTCAGGATTTTGAAATAGACAGTCCCCTATCAGCCGAACCAATCACAGTAACAGTAGACTATGAATGGAAGCCTTCTCGTTGTGACAAATGCAAAGTTTTTGGCCACTCCTGCCTTCCCATTGCAGCATCCCAACCAGCTAAACTGGACAAAGGCAAAGGCATAGCAGACCAACTTCCATTTCCCCCAACTATTTTATCCCACCCAACCAACACACCCTTACCTATCCCACAAGATCCATCCCCAAGCAGTGATGATCCATCATCCAGCAAGGCCACTCCTCCCACAATACAATGCCTCCCCAACCATATGGCCATTATCACCTCCAATGATCCATTACCAGGCACTATTGCCCCATCCTCAAGCAAACCATCCTCTCCCACGACCCCATATCCTCCACCACTTATAGACCCCCAACCAGCCTTAAACACCATCGCTCCTTCCCCAACACCTGCTGTTCAAATTGATCAGCCTGACCTTCATGTATCCAACGACAACAATTCCTGTCATGAGTCAGGAAATGATCACCCAACCAACATCCACACTTCTCAGCTTCCTCTTGCCCTGGACACTACACCGTGTCAGGAGAGTAGAATGGCCTCCTTGGGCACAACTAGTGAAAGTTCACACACAGCTTCTGAAGCTACTGTTGAGACATCCTCCACCTTTATTGCCACACATGATGCATCCCCCACTTCCTCTCCGAAAACAGTCCGGAAAAAGAAAGGGg TCACTACCCCATCTTCCACTCACCCTCTCAAAATCACCTTCATTTATAGCTACAACACCCCATCCGAAAGACTGCTTCTCTGGAATCATCTATGCCAAGAAAGCACCCGAAACATTGGTATCCCATGGATTGTTATGGGGGATTTCAATGCCATATTGACTGCTGATGACAGAGTAGGCGGGGACGTGAATTGGTATCGCCATCAAGATGACTTCCACAACTGCATCCGTCAGTCTGAGCTCATCCAAATTCCATACACAGGTCTCAGGTTTACTTGGCATAATGGACAACATGGTGATCATACTATACAAAAGAAATTGGATTGGATATTTGGGAATCAGTGCTTGTTCTCCACCTGGCCGGCAGCTCATTCTGTTTTCCAACCGCGTCACATCTCTGATCATAGTGCCATGATACTTCATCTTCAGACTGATAGCTACAAAAGACAGGTTCCTttcaaatttttgaatttatggGCTGACCGTGATGATTTTCTAGCCACTGTTAGCTCATCCTGGCAGGCTACAATCAATGGTAATCCAATGTATCAACTTACCACCAAGCTCCGCCTCCTAAAACATGAGCTTAAGAAACTTCATCAGCAGCACACGTCCCACATTACAAGCAGAGTTTCACAAGCTAAAGATGCATGGTATGCTGCTCAGACCGTCCTTGATGCCAACCCAACCTCACCCGAAGCCAGAACTGATGAAAGATGTTGTGCTCATCGATACATGCAATTATGTAAAGATGAGGAATCGTTCTTTCAACAAAGATCTAGAGTACAGTGGCTTCAACTAGGTGACAGGAACACCAAATTCTTCCACAAATCTTTGCTACATCGGCAGGTCAGGAACAGAATTCATCATCTGATGGATGATGAAGGCAATATAATCCACGATCAACAGAAGATGAGTCACATGACAGTATCTTTTTTTGAGCAACTTCTCTCAACACCGCAGCCTCCAATGACAGATGATATTGCACCGCTATATCCCAACGCTATTTCTGCTGCATCCACAACAGCAATGCTCCTACCTCTTACTAATGATGAAATCAAGGCTGCCCTGTTCTCAATCCCTGACAACAAAGCCCCAGGACCGGATGGTTATAATgcttttttcttcaagaaatgCTGGTCTATTATTGGAGCCGACTTCATTGCTGCCACCAGGTATTTTTTCACCAACAACACCCTGCCTCGCTGTGTCAATGCTACTAGAGTAGCTCTTGTGCCTAAGGTTGAAAATCCATCCTGCATGAATGATTTTCGTCCAATATCTTGCTGCAAtgttctatacaaatgcataTCCAAGATTATTATTTCCAGGTTAAAGACTGTTTTAGATGAGGTCATTGGCCCCTCACAATCAGCTTTCCTGCCGGGCCGAAATATATCAGATGCTATCCTACTCACTCAGGAACTTATGCACAATTCACATTTAAGCAATGGGCCGGCCAACTGTGCCTTAAAGATTGACTTAAGGAAAGCTTTTGACACA